The following are encoded in a window of Lawsonia intracellularis PHE/MN1-00 genomic DNA:
- a CDS encoding methyl-accepting chemotaxis protein, translated as MKLGYKISAGFAIGMIMVVLMGIYVSQELGPSSKTMEVIDKETSQIIEIASNMLTRYQEAIYYMRGFYASRKQEDYDRCIKELNKAREYLSQAKKFASTSTSNQYLEKDINEIGKIFTDYDVAVKNLYSKSMDFNEESSKGTNVIHNVFQQYSQIVSIMNKQYANDDNALLYYSELGTLMMQLYLLRGDYSSALREQDIDNLKKSTQGIDELMNKLSIFKNRFRAEDMRNGLQTLIRSIGVYNQLLKNLVSMTEQSKVDLDYRRQLADALGEKLMKLTNDNLSKIQTEATYVNTRLQRANGLIFIITGILLLITIVVSFIVTRSITKPVTQTTLFAQNVAAGHLDQHLKITSTDEIGQLGIALNTMVDSLKAKILEATQQSEAAKRKEEEARVATAKAEEALKRAEQGRHEGMVTAAGRLEDIANVISSASTELSAQIEESGRGANEQAARVKETATSMEEMSTTVVEVAKNASETSDISSQTRQKAIDGADIVRKVIQSIETVHNQSRELKSDMAVLGDHAQSIDQIMGVISDIADQTNLLALNAAIEAARAGEAGRGFAVVADEVRKLAEKTMVSTTDVGNAIKAIQESATQSMSQVDSAVQNIEIATTLASQSGLALDEIVHMVDATADQVRAIATASEEQSASTEEINQSISEINHIATETARAMDEASQAVSDLAKQAQSLASLIHEMKNPIS; from the coding sequence ATGAAGCTTGGTTATAAGATAAGTGCTGGTTTTGCCATTGGAATGATCATGGTAGTTTTGATGGGGATCTATGTTTCTCAAGAACTAGGACCTTCTAGCAAGACTATGGAAGTTATAGATAAAGAAACATCACAGATAATTGAAATTGCTTCCAATATGCTCACACGTTATCAAGAAGCTATTTATTATATGCGAGGATTTTATGCTTCTAGAAAGCAAGAAGACTATGATCGCTGTATAAAAGAACTTAACAAAGCTAGAGAATATCTCAGCCAAGCCAAAAAATTTGCTTCTACGTCTACCTCAAATCAATACCTTGAAAAAGATATCAATGAAATAGGAAAAATCTTTACAGATTATGATGTTGCAGTAAAAAATCTGTATAGTAAATCTATGGACTTTAATGAAGAATCCTCTAAAGGTACCAATGTTATCCACAATGTCTTCCAGCAATATAGTCAAATTGTATCAATAATGAACAAGCAATACGCTAATGATGACAATGCACTGTTATACTATTCAGAGCTAGGAACTTTAATGATGCAACTCTATCTCCTTCGAGGCGACTATTCTAGTGCGTTGAGGGAACAAGATATTGATAATTTGAAAAAAAGTACTCAAGGTATTGATGAGCTTATGAATAAGCTATCTATATTTAAAAATCGCTTTAGAGCAGAAGATATGCGTAATGGACTTCAAACATTAATCAGGTCTATAGGAGTATATAATCAACTCCTAAAAAACCTTGTTTCTATGACTGAACAAAGCAAAGTAGATTTAGATTATCGCCGTCAACTTGCTGATGCCTTAGGTGAAAAACTAATGAAGTTAACAAATGACAATCTCTCAAAAATTCAAACAGAAGCTACATATGTTAACACACGCCTCCAACGTGCAAATGGACTTATTTTTATTATTACTGGAATACTTCTTCTTATCACAATCGTTGTGTCATTCATTGTCACAAGGAGTATAACTAAACCTGTTACCCAAACAACACTATTTGCTCAAAATGTTGCAGCAGGACATCTTGATCAACATCTAAAGATCACCTCAACCGACGAAATAGGACAACTTGGTATAGCATTAAATACAATGGTTGACTCTCTTAAAGCAAAAATTCTTGAAGCTACACAACAAAGTGAAGCTGCAAAACGTAAAGAAGAAGAAGCAAGAGTAGCCACTGCTAAAGCAGAAGAAGCCCTTAAAAGAGCAGAACAAGGTAGACACGAAGGGATGGTTACAGCAGCAGGGCGTCTTGAAGATATTGCTAATGTCATTTCTTCAGCTTCTACAGAGCTTTCTGCACAAATTGAAGAATCTGGACGTGGTGCTAATGAGCAAGCAGCTCGAGTTAAAGAAACAGCAACCTCTATGGAAGAAATGAGTACAACAGTTGTAGAAGTTGCTAAAAATGCAAGTGAAACATCTGATATTTCTTCTCAAACACGTCAAAAAGCTATTGATGGTGCTGATATTGTCCGAAAAGTTATTCAAAGTATAGAAACTGTGCATAATCAATCCCGTGAGCTAAAGTCTGATATGGCTGTCTTAGGCGATCATGCACAATCTATTGATCAAATCATGGGTGTTATTTCAGATATTGCTGATCAGACAAACCTACTTGCACTCAATGCTGCCATTGAAGCTGCTCGAGCTGGTGAAGCTGGTCGTGGTTTTGCAGTTGTTGCTGATGAAGTACGTAAACTTGCTGAAAAAACTATGGTATCTACTACTGATGTTGGCAATGCTATTAAAGCTATCCAAGAAAGTGCTACACAGAGTATGTCTCAAGTAGATTCAGCTGTTCAAAATATTGAAATTGCTACAACCCTGGCTTCTCAGTCAGGACTTGCTTTAGATGAAATCGTTCATATGGTAGATGCAACAGCTGACCAAGTCCGTGCTATTGCAACTGCTTCTGAAGAACAGTCAGCTTCTACAGAAGAAATTAATCAATCCATTTCTGAAATTAATCATATTGCTACAGAAACAGCAAGGGCCATGGATGAAGCTTCACAAGCTGTTTCTGACTTAGCAAAACAAGCACAGTCTCTTGCTTCACTTATTCATGAAATGAAAAATCCTATATCTTAA